Sequence from the Burkholderia stabilis genome:
ACGTATACACTCGGCCCGCGCGGCACGGTGCTGTGTGTCGCGGCGACGCCGTCCGGCGCGCGCGCGCAGTTCGCGGCGGTGCTGGCGACCGGTAACCGCGCGTTGTTCGCCGGCGCGGCCGGCGAGGCGCTCGTCGTCGCGCTGCCGGCGTCGCTGAAGGCGCACGCGGCCGTGCGCAAGCAGGCCGACGCGGCGTTCGACGCGGTGCTGTTCGAAGGCGACAGCGACGAACTGCAGACGCTCGTGAAGGACGTCGCGCAGCGCCCGGGCCCGATCGTGTCGGTGCAGGGCGTGTCGGTGGGCGCGTTCGAGAACGGCGACGCGGAGGATTACGCGCTCGAACGGCTGTTGACGGAGCGCTCGGTGAGCGTGAACACGGCTGCGGCGGGCGGCAATGCGAATTTGATGACGATCGGCTGATCATCCTTGCCGTTCGGATCAAACAAAGGAAGCGGCAAGGCGATCCCGAAGCCGCTCCATTTACCCTGGTACCAAGGAGATGCTATGCAACACACGATGAAAAAGCTGGCAGGCGCGACGTTCGTCGCGGTCATGTCGCTGGCGGGGACGGCCCATGCGGATGACGTGAAGATCGGTTACGCAGGGCCGATGACGGGCGCGCAGGCGCACTACGGCAAGGATATGCAGAACGGGATCGTGCTCGCGCTGGAAGATTTCAACGCGACGGGCCCGAAGATCGGCGGCAAGCCGGTGAAGTTCGTGCTCGACACGCAGGACGACCAGGCTGACCCGCGCACGGGCACGACGGTGGCGCAGAAGCTCGTCGACGACGGCATCAAGGGCATGCTCGGCCACTTCAACTCGGGCACGACGATTCCCGCCTCGCGCATCTACGCGAACGCGGGCATTCCGCAGATCGCGATGGCGACGGCGCCGGAATACACGCAGCAGGGTTACAAGACGACCTTCCGCATGATGACGTCCGACACGCAGCAGGGCTCGGTGGCGGGCACGTTCGCGTCGAAGGATCTCGGCATGAAGAAGATCGCGATCGTCGACGACCGCACGGCTTACGGCCAGGGTCTCGCCGACCAGTTCGAGAAGGCCGCGAAGGCCGGCGGCGCGACGATCGTCGACCGCGAATTCACGAACGACAAGGCGGTCGACTTCAAGGCGATCCTGACGAAGCTGAAGGCGGCGAAGCCGGATCTCGTCTACTACGGCGGCGCGGATTCGCAGGCAGCGCCGATGGTCAAGCAGATGAAGACGCTCGGCATCCCGGCACCGCTGATGAGCGGCGAAATGGTGAAGACGCCGACGTTCCTGAAGATCGCGGGCAACGCGTCGGAAGGCACGATCGCTTCGCTGGCAGGTCTCCCGCTCGAAGAGATGCCCGGCGGCAAGACCTACGCCGACAAGTACAAGAAGCGCTTCGGCGAAGAAGTGCAGACGTACTCGCCGTATGCGTACGACGGCGCGATGGCGATGCTCAACGCGATGAAGAAGGCCGATTCGACCGACCCGGCGAAGTACCTGCCGCTGCTCGCGAAGAGCGACATGGCGGGTGTCACGTCGACGCACGTCGCGTATGACGCGAAGGGCGACCTGAAGAACGGCGGCATCACGATGTACAAGGTCGAGAAGGGCGAGTGGAAGCCGCTGAAGAGCATCGGCGGCAAGTAAGCAGCATGCGGATCGCGGGCGTCGGCGCACGTCGCCGCCCGCTCGATCATGCGAAAAAGCCACCGGGCCGTCGGGCCCGGTGGCTTTTTTTATCGGCGCGGGCAGGCGCTACTCGCCGCGCACGCGCAGCAGGAATTTCTGCAGCTTGCCCGTCGGCGTGCGCGGCAGCGCCTGCGCGAACGTGAACTCGCGCGGAATCTTGTACGCGGCGAGCCGCTCGCCGCAGAACGCGCGCAACGCGTCCGCATCGGTCGCCGCACCCGCGCGCATCACGACGTGCGCGACGACCGTCTCGCCCCAGTCGGGATGCGGGATGCCGACCACGGCCGCCTCGGCGATGTCCGGGTGCGCGCCGAGCACGTCCTCGACTTCCTTCGAATAGACGTTCTCGCCGCCGGTCACGATCATGTCCTTCAGCCGGTCGACGATGAACAGGTAGCCATCCTGATCGATTCGCGCGATGTCGCCGGTGCGATACCAGCCGTCCGGCGCGAACGCGGCGCGCGTCGCGGCCGCGTCGTCGAGATAGCCGAGCATCATGCTGTCGGCCTTCAGCCAGATCTCGCCGGCCTCGCCCGGCCGCGCATCGATACTGTCCATCCGCACGACGCGCAGGTCGACGCCCGGGCCACCCTGGCGGCCGATCGAACCGGCCTTCGCGACCTGCTCGTCCGGATACAGCGTCGTGCCGGCCGGGCCCGTTTCCGTCATCCCGTACACCTGGAAGAACGCGTCGGTGCGATACGCGCGCGCGAGCCGCTCGGCCTGCGCGGCGCCGATCGGGCCGCCGCCGTACAGCCACGCGCGCACGCTCGACAGGTCGAACGCCGCGAAGCCGTCGATCGTGTCGAGCGGCAGCGTGTACGACACCGGCGCACCGAAATACAGCGTCACGCGCTCGCGCTCGATGGTCTGCAGGAACCGCAGCGGATGGTATTCGCGCAGCAGCACGACGGTGCCGCCCGCGTACAGCGTGCCGCCGAACCAGTTGTTCAGCGGCGACGAATGCCAGATCGGCATCGCCATCAGCGTGCGCTCGTTGCGGCCGATGCCGGTCGCGAGCGCCGCCGCCATCGCCGCGAACGTCACGGTGCGGTGGCTGTGCACGCAGCCTTTCGGGCGGCCGGTCGTGCCGGACGTGTAGAGGATCTGCGCGATATCGCCGTCGGCCGGCTCGATGCCCGCGACGCCGTCCATTGCCGCGCACATCGTGTCGAAGCGCGGCACGCCGTCGAGCTCGCCTTCGGTCACGAGCCGCCGCGCGGGATGCACGATCCGTTCGAGCACCGGCGCGAGCGTCACGTCGAACAGGATCGCCTTGCTGCGGCTGTGTTCGAGCACGTAGTCGACTTCCGGTGCCTGCAGCTTGTGGTTGATCGGCACGAACACCGCGCCGAGCCGCCACGCGCCGAACATCAGGTCGACGAACGCGGGCGTGTTGAAGCACATCGCCGCGACACGATCGCCGGCGCCGACGCCGAGCGCGCTCAGCACGGCCGCCGCGCGGTGCGAGCGCTCGCGCGCGTCGGCATAGGTGATCGTCGCGTATTCGTTGACGAGGAACGGCTTGTCGGGCGTCGCGCGGGCGGCGCGGTCGAGGGCGGCGACGAGGTTCATCAGGGCTCCGGGCGGGGCGAACGAAGGCGGGCGAGAAAGTCAGGCCGGGTACGCGCGCTGCAGCAGCGCGGCGACGTCGATCGCGTGCGGATCGAAACCGCCCGCGATACGGCCCCAGTCGGGCGCCGCGAGCCGCGTCGCGACGAATGCGTCGGCGACGGCCGTTGGCGCATCGCGGCGCAGCAGGCACGCCTGCGCGACGAGCGCGAGCCGCTGCGCGAACACGCGGGCCGACGCCTCGAGCGTGTCGGCCGGCGCGGCGAGCATCGCGCGCAGCGTATCGAGCGCCGCAAGGATGCGCGGTTCGCCCGCGCCGAGGTCGGCCAGTTCGGCGAACAGCGCGGCGGCCGCGTCGGGCTCGCGCGACACCGCGCGCAGCACGTCGAGGCACATCACGTTGCCAGAGCCTTCCCAGATCGAATTGACGGGCGCCTCGCGGAACAGCCGCGCGATCGGGCCGTCGTCGACGTAGCCGTTGCCGCCGAACACTTCCATCACTTCGCCGGTCAGCTCGACCGCGCGCTTGCAGACCCAGAATTTCGCGGCGGGCGTGACGATGCGCTTCCACGCGCGTTCGCGCGGCGAGTCGTCGCGCTCGAACGCATCGGCGAGGCGCATCGCGAGCACGAGCGCGGCCTCGCTTTCGAGCGCGAGATCGGCGAGCACGGTGCGCATCAGCGGCTGCTCGGCGAGCGCGCGGCCGAACGCATGGCGCTGGCGCGCGTACGCGATCGCCTGCACGACACCCTGGCGCAGCATCGCCGCGCTGCCGAGCACGCAGTTCAGCCGCGTATAGGTGGCCATCTCGATGATGGTCGGAATGCCGCGGCCTTCGTCGCCGAGCATGATCCCCCATGCGTCGTTCAGCTCGATTTCGCTGCTGGAATTGCTGCGGTTGCCGACCTTGTTCTTCAGCCGCTGGAGCTCGACCGCGTTCTTCGTGCCGTCCGGCCGCCAGCGCGGCACGTAGAAACACGACGGGCTGCCGCCTTCGGTGTGCGCGACGACGAGGTGCGCGTCGCACATCGGCGCGGAGAAGAACCACTTGTGGCCGCGCAGCCGGTATTCGCCGCCGCGTCCGCCCGCGCCGACGGCCGTCGCGAGCGTCGTGTTCGCGCGCACGTCGGAGCCGCCCTGTTTCTCGGTCATCCCCATGCCGAACCAGATCGCGCGCTTGTCGGCGATCGGCACGTCGCGCGGATCGTAGTCGTCGCTGTAGAGCTTGTCGCGCAGCAGGTCCCACAGCGCGGGCTCTTTCTGCAGCACGGGGATCGCGGCCTGCGTCATCGTCGCCGGGCACAGCGTGCCGGCCTCGATCTGGCCGTGCAGGTAGAAGCCGGCCGCGGTCGCGGCCCAGCGGCCGCGGCGCGAATCGCGGAACGCGAGCGACACGAAACCTTCGTGGCGGTACTGGCCGAGCAACGCGTGCCACGCCGGGTGGAAATCGACGCGGTCGATGCGCCGGCCGCGCCGGTCGAACGTGTTCAGCTCCGGCGTGTGTCGGTTCGCTTCGTCGGCGAGTTGCGCGGTGTCGGCGCTGCCGAGCCGCGCGCCGTACGCGTCGAGCTGCGGCATCGCCCAATCGGCGCCCGCGCGGGCAAGCGCCTCGCGCAGCGCGACGTCGGTCGCGAAGAGGTTATAGTCGACCAGTTCGTCGAACTGGTTCGTGACGTCGTGAGTCGATTCGGTCATCAAGCGTGTCTCCGGTCTCATGCTTCGCGGGCGGCCGGCGTCGTGCAACACGGGTGGCGCTGCGGCGCTGATTCCGGCCCCCGGTAAACGCGTTCCCTGCTGAATTCAGAGTAGCAAATATGCCGCCGCGACATGTTCAGGTTCCGGCGCCGCCCGGCCAGCCGGCGGCGCAACCCGCGCCCGCATTGCGCCGCCGGCCGCGCCAGCAGCGCGCGCAGGCGAGCTCCGACGCGCTCCAGCAGGCGTTCGTTCAGCTTTTGCTCGAGCGCGGCTACGCGAAAGCGACGATCCGCGAGATCGCGGCCGTCGCGGGCGTGAGCATCGGCACCTTCTACGAGTATTTCGGCGATAAGCAGAGCCTCGCGGCGCTCTGCATCCACCGCCGCGTGCTGGCGATGGCCGACCGGCTGCGCGATGTGGCCGGGCGCCTGCGCGGCGCGCCGCGGGCCGAACTCGCGGCGGCGCTCGTCGACGTACAGGTCGACGCGATCGCCGCCGACGCCGCGCTGTGGAGCGCATTCTTCACGCTGGAGCGGCAGGTGTCGCCGCTCGCCGCGTACCGCCGGCATTACGACGCGTATGTCGCGCTGTGGCGCGACGCGCTCGCGCAGGCGGCCGACCCGCCGCCGGCCGCGCGGCTCGACGGGCTCGCGCGGATGGCGCACACGGTCTGCTACGGCGGCCTCTCGCAGGCGTTGCTGACGCTCGGGCCCGCGCTCGATTTCGCCGCGTTGCGCGGTGAGCTGCGCGCCGTGCTGCTCGCGTACCTGGCGGCGGCGGGCGTCTAGCATTCCGTAGGGGAAATGCCTGATACGCATATCGGGCCCGCAGGCTCGCCTTGCCGCTGCGCGCTTCTCACCGGCAGCCATGAGAAAAATGCATGGCCGCCATGACGAACTTTCGTTTGTCCGTCGATATTGGCTGGGGCTAAATCATGCGGCAGGTGCAGGGCTGCGTGTATCGCGCGGGCCGGCGCCACGGACATCAGAAGGAGGAGTCATGCGAAGCGCCACCGCGCCCCGTTCGAAACTGCCCGACGTCGGGACGACGATCTTCACCGTCATCGGCCAGCTGGCCGCGCAGCACGATGCGCTGAACCTGTCGCAGGGCGCGCCGAATTTCGCGCCCGATCCGGCGCTCGTCGAAGGCGTCGCGCGGGCGATGCGCGACGGGCACAACCAGTACGCGCCGATGGCCGGGCTCGCGTCGCTGCGCGAGCGGCTCGCCGAGAAGACCGAGGCGCTGTACGGCACGCGCTACGACCCGGCTACCGAGATCACGGTGATCGCGAGCGCGAGCGAAGGGCTCTACGCGGCGATCAGCGCGCTCGTGCATCCGGGCGACGAGGTGATCTATTTCGAGCCGTCATTCGACAGCTATGCGCCGATCGTGCGGATGCAGGGCGCGACGCCCGTCGCGGTCAAGTTGTCGCCCGAACATTTCCGCGTGAACTGGGACGAGGTGGCCGCGGCGATCACGCCGCGCACGCGGATGATCATCGTGAACACGCCGCACAACCCGACCGCGACCGTGTTCTCGGCCGACGATCTCGAACGGCTCGCGCAGCTCACGCGCGGCACCGACATCGTGGTGCTGTCCGACGAGGTGTACGAGCACGTCGTGTTCGACGGCGCGCAGCACCAGAGCATGGCGCGCCACCGCGAGCTGGCCGAGCGCAGCGTGATCGTGTCGTCGTTCGGCAAGTCGTTCCACGTGACGGGCTGGCGGGTCGGCCATTGCCTCGCGCCGGCCGAATTGATGGACGAGATCCGCAAGGTGCACCAGTTCATGGTGTTCGCGGCCGACACGCCGATGCAGGTCGCGTTCGCGGAGATTCTCGCGCGGCCGGACAGCTATCTCGGCCTGTCGGCGTTCTACCAGGCCAAGCGCGACCTGCTCGCGCGCGAGCTGGCCGATTCGCGCTTCGAGCTGCTGCCGAGCGAAGGCTCGTTCTTCATGCTCGCGCGCTTCCGGCACTTCTCGGACGAAAGCGACAGCGATTTCGTGCTGCGCCTGATCCGCGACGCGCGCGTCGCGACGATTCCGCTGTCGGCGTTCTATACCGACGGCACCGATGCCGGCGTGATCCGGCTCAGTTTCTCGAAGGACGACGCGACGCTGGTCGAAGGCGCGCGGCGGCTGCGTTCGCTGTAAGCGGTAACCGGCGACGGGGACGTCGCATCGACCAGACACAGGAGATCACGATGAAGCACCCGGCAACCCTGAAACTCGCATTCGCACTCGCGTGCGCCATTGGCTCCGGCGCGGCGCTCGCCGATGCGCAGACGCTGCGCTTCGGCCTCGAGGCGCAATACCCGCCGTTCGAATCGAAAGCGCCGAACGGCGACTTGCAGGGCTTCGACATCGACGTCGGCAATGCCGTCTGCCAGACGGCAAAGCTGTCGTGCAAATGGGTCGAGACGTCGTTCGACGGCCTGATTCCCGCGCTGAAGGGCCGCAAGTTCGACGCGATCAACTCGGCGATGAACGCGACCGAGCAGCGTCGCCAAGCGATCGACTTCACGACGATCATCTATCGCGTGCCGACCCAGCTGATCGCGCGCACCGGCAGCGGCCTGCTGCCGACGCCCGAATCGCTGAAGGGCAAGCGCGTCGGCGTGCTGCAGGCGTCGATCCAGGAAACCTTCGCGAAGGCGCACTGGGAGCCGGCCGGCGTCGCGATCGTCGCGTACCAGGACCAGAACCAGGCGTATGCCGATCTCGTGTCGGGCCGCCTCGACGCGACGCTCGTGCTCGCGCCGTCCGGCCAGCGCGGCTTCCTGTCGCGTCCGGACAGCAAGGGCTTCTCGTTCGTCGGCCAGCCGGTGCACGACGACAAGATCCTCGGCAGCGGCATCGCATTCGGCCTGCGCAAGGGCGACGACGCGCTGAAGACGAAGCTCGACGCCGCGATCGACAAGCTGAAGGCCGACGGCACGGTGAAGACGCTCGGCCGCAAGTATTTCGGCGATATCGACATCTCGACGAAGTAAGCGGGTCGCGCGATGCAGACCCGGGATACCGCCGCGCCGAGCGGCGAACAGGGCGACGCGCCGCTCGCGGGCGACGCGCTCGAAACCGTGCTCCTCGCCGAACTGGGCGAGGCACTCGTCACGCGTTCGGCCGACATCGATCCGCGTTACTTCACTGCGTACAACGAACCGGCCGGCGTACGGCCCCGTGCGCTGGTGCGCCCGCGCAGCGTTGACGACGTGTCGCGCACGCTCGCGCTGTGTGCGCGGCTCGGCCAGCCGGTCGTGCCGCAAGGCGGGCTGACGGGGCTCGCGCGCGGCGCGGTCGCGCTCGGCGGCGAAGTGGTGCTGTCGATGGAACGCTTCGCGGGCATCGAAGCGCTCGACGCGGCGGCCGGCACGATGACCGTGCGCGCGGGCACGCCGTTGCAGACGGTGCAGGAAGCCGCGGAGGCGGCGGGCTTCACGTTCGGCGTCGATCTCGGCGCGCGCGGCTCGTGCCAGATCGGCGGGATGCTCGCGACGAATGCGGGCGGCACGCGCGCGATCCGCTACGGGATGATGCGTGAACAGGTGCTCGGGCTCGAGGCCGTGCTCGCGGACGGCACGGTCGTGTCGTCGATGAACCGGATGCTGAAGAACAACGCGGGTTACGACCTGAAGCAGCTGTTCATCGGCAGCGAGGGCACGCTCGGCGTCGTCACGCGCGCCGTGCTGCGGCTGCATCCGTTGCTCGCCGTGCCGGCCACGGCGCTCTGCCGCGTGCGCGATTACGACGCGGTGCTCGGATTGTGGAACCGCGTGCGCACGCTGCCGGAGGTCGTCAGCTTCGAGGCGATGTGGCCGGCGTTCTACGACTACGTCGCGCGTCATACGCCGGGCGTCATTGCGCCGTTCGCAGGCGACGGCGGTTTCGCGGTGCTGATCGAGTGCGCGACGAGCGCGCCTGGCGGCGACGCGCACGAGGCGCTGGAAACCGGCCTCGCGGCGGGCATCGACGCGGGGCTCGTGGACGACGCCGTGCTCGCGACGTCGGAGCGGCAGGCGCGCGATTTGTGGACGCTGCGCGAAGGCCTCGCGATCGATGCGCTGCCGCATCTCGTCAACTTCGACGTGAGCCTGCCGACCGGCGAACTCGGAGCGTTCGCCGAACGCTGCGAGGCGGCGCTGCGCGCGCGCTGGCCGGATGTCGTGTGCCTGTTCTTCGGCCATGTCGGCGACGGCAACGTGCATATCGGCGTATCGCTTGCCGGGATGACCGACGCGGATGCCGACGCGCTCGATCACTGCGTGTACGCCGTGGTGCGGGACATGGGCGGCTCGGTCTCGGCCGAGCACGGGATCGGCGCGCTCAAGCGGCCTTATCTCGCGCACACGCGCAGCGACGCGGAAATCGGGCTGATGCGACGCCTGAAGGCCGCGCTCGACCCGCGCGGCATCCTGAATCCCGGCAAGGTGCTTTGATCGCGGCGATGCCCGCTGCTGGCGGGCGTCGGCGTTCGTTGCGCGTCAGCCGTCCACCCAGCGCAGCGCGCCGATCTTCAGGTGTTCGACGACGCTGCGCGCCCAGTCGAGCTCCGCATTGAGCAGCACGAGCGCATGCTCGTTCTGCAGCAGGAACAGGCGCGGCACCTGTTCGGCCTGCGCGGTGTTGCGCAGCGCTTCCAGACGCTCGCGCTCGGCGTCGAGCCGCGCGATGCGAAGTTCGAGCTGGTGCCGCGCATCTTCCGCATCCAGCAGCGGCAGGAAAGCGAGGCCGGCGCCGAATGCCGGGAATTCGCGCGCGGGCTCCGCGAGCAGCGCATGCAGCCACGTCTGGCCGGCCGTGTGCCCGGCCTCGGTCAGCGCATAGAGCGTGCGCTCCGGAAACGCGCCGTCGCGCTCGGTGTCGTGCACGGCGATCAGCCCGTCGCGCAGCAGCCGGTCGATCGTCTGGTAGAGGCTCGTGCGCTGCCGCACGTTGACGACTTCGTCATACCCGCGCGCCTTCAGTTGTTGCAGCATCCCGTACGGATGCATCGGCGCTTCGGTGAGCGTCGCGAGGACCGCGAGCGCAAGCGGGGACGGGCGACTCGTAGACATGAATAGTTATGATGTATCTAGTAAGAATATGACTATTCTCAACCAGACTATCTTATTTCACAAGGGTGTCAGCCGAGGTGCGAGCGCTTCGCGGCCGGCGCGACGGTTTCCATCGTCGCGAGACCATGCACGATTCCGCAATCCTCGACCGAATGCTCGCCGACGCACTGGCGGCGCAATTCGATGAGCTGGTCGCGCAGATGCGTGAGTTCGGCGAGGCGCGCGTCGACGTGCCCGATGTGTTCGTCGAGCAGCGAATTGATCGAATCGCAGCGGTCGGCCGGCGTGTCGGTGAGCTGCAGCAGCGCGCGGATCTCGTCGTGCGCCATGTCGAGCGCGCGACAGTTGCGGATGAAACGCAGCCGTTCGACGTGCACGTCGGTGTAGTTGCGGTAGTTGGCGTCGGTGCGTTCCGCATCCGGCATCAGACCCTCCTTCTCGTAGAAGCGGATCGTTTCGGGCGTGCAGCGGGCCGCTTTGGCCAGTTCGCCGATCTTCATGTCTTTCTCCCGTGTAAGGGTTGACCTTGTAGTGGCTTCAGGGTGTTAACTGTACTCCGTCAAGCCATTGAAAGCCATTGAGGAGGTTGTCATGACCGACGCCCAGCGTACCCACGACCCACGACACCGTCATGCCGGCGGCGCCGATACGTGCTGCGCCGACGCGCGCGACACGCAGGCGGCGACCGTTGCCGACGCGGCGCCGGCGGCCGGCGAGCGCGCGCACGGCGAGGCCGCAGCACACGATCACGTCCATGACCACGGCGGCCACGATCACGACCATGCGCACGGTGATGCGCATCGGCACGGCGCCGCGTGTTCGCATGGCCACGCCGCACACGGCGATGCGGGTCACGATCATGCGCACGGCGCCGCACATGTACACGGCGCCGCGTGCTCGTCCGATCACGCGGCGCACGACCATGCCGGTCACGACCACGACCACGACCACGACCACGACCACGCGGCCGGCGACTGCTGCGCGCCTGCCGCGCTGACGCTCGCGCCGCTGCCGGCCGCGCAGGCGACCGCGTCGGGCCACGTTCGCTCCGCGTTCCGGATCATGCAGATGGATTGCCCGACCGAGGAAACGCTGATCCGCAAGAAGCTCGGCGGGATGAGCGAAGTGTCGGCGCTCGAATTCAACCTGATGCAGCGGATGCTGACGGTCGACCACGTGCCGGGCGCACAGCCGGCGATCGAAGGCGCGATCCGCACGCTCGGGATGACGCCGGAGGCCGCATCGGCCGGCGCGCCGGCGTCGCGCGTCGCGCCGCCGCCCGCGAAGCCGTGGTGGCCGCTGGCGCTGGCCGGCGTCGCCGCGATCGCATCCGAGGGCGCGACCTGGGCCGGCCTGCCCGTGTGGCTCGCGGCGGCGCTCGCGCTCGTCGCGGTGCTCGCGTGCGGGCTCACCACGTACAAGAAGGGCTGGATCGCGATTCGCAACGGCAACCTGAACATCAACGCGCTGATGAGCATCGCGGTCACGGGCGCGATGGCGATCGGCCAGTGGCCCGAAGCCGCGATGGTGATGGTGCTGTTCACGATCGCCGAACTGATCGAGGCGAAGTCGCTCGACCGCGCGCGCAATGCGATCCAGGGGCTGATGCAGCTCGCGCCGGACACCGCGACCGTGCAGGACGCGGACGGTTCGTGGCGCACGATCGAGGCCGCGCAGGTCGCGCTCGGCGCGGTGGTGCGCGTGAAGCCGGGCGAGCGGATCGGGCTGGACGGCGAAGTCGTCGCGGGCCGCTCGACGGTCAACCAGGCGCCGATCACCGGCGAAAGCCTGCCGGTCGAGAAGACCACCGGCGACGCCGTGTATGCGGGCACGATCAACGAATCAGGTTCGTTCGAATACCGCGTGACGGCCGTTGCCGCCAACTCGACGCTCGCACGGATCATCCAT
This genomic interval carries:
- a CDS encoding PadR family transcriptional regulator, with protein sequence MSTSRPSPLALAVLATLTEAPMHPYGMLQQLKARGYDEVVNVRQRTSLYQTIDRLLRDGLIAVHDTERDGAFPERTLYALTEAGHTAGQTWLHALLAEPAREFPAFGAGLAFLPLLDAEDARHQLELRIARLDAERERLEALRNTAQAEQVPRLFLLQNEHALVLLNAELDWARSVVEHLKIGALRWVDG
- a CDS encoding branched-chain amino acid ABC transporter substrate-binding protein: MQHTMKKLAGATFVAVMSLAGTAHADDVKIGYAGPMTGAQAHYGKDMQNGIVLALEDFNATGPKIGGKPVKFVLDTQDDQADPRTGTTVAQKLVDDGIKGMLGHFNSGTTIPASRIYANAGIPQIAMATAPEYTQQGYKTTFRMMTSDTQQGSVAGTFASKDLGMKKIAIVDDRTAYGQGLADQFEKAAKAGGATIVDREFTNDKAVDFKAILTKLKAAKPDLVYYGGADSQAAPMVKQMKTLGIPAPLMSGEMVKTPTFLKIAGNASEGTIASLAGLPLEEMPGGKTYADKYKKRFGEEVQTYSPYAYDGAMAMLNAMKKADSTDPAKYLPLLAKSDMAGVTSTHVAYDAKGDLKNGGITMYKVEKGEWKPLKSIGGK
- a CDS encoding pyridoxal phosphate-dependent aminotransferase, which translates into the protein MRSATAPRSKLPDVGTTIFTVIGQLAAQHDALNLSQGAPNFAPDPALVEGVARAMRDGHNQYAPMAGLASLRERLAEKTEALYGTRYDPATEITVIASASEGLYAAISALVHPGDEVIYFEPSFDSYAPIVRMQGATPVAVKLSPEHFRVNWDEVAAAITPRTRMIIVNTPHNPTATVFSADDLERLAQLTRGTDIVVLSDEVYEHVVFDGAQHQSMARHRELAERSVIVSSFGKSFHVTGWRVGHCLAPAELMDEIRKVHQFMVFAADTPMQVAFAEILARPDSYLGLSAFYQAKRDLLARELADSRFELLPSEGSFFMLARFRHFSDESDSDFVLRLIRDARVATIPLSAFYTDGTDAGVIRLSFSKDDATLVEGARRLRSL
- a CDS encoding class I adenylate-forming enzyme family protein encodes the protein MNLVAALDRAARATPDKPFLVNEYATITYADARERSHRAAAVLSALGVGAGDRVAAMCFNTPAFVDLMFGAWRLGAVFVPINHKLQAPEVDYVLEHSRSKAILFDVTLAPVLERIVHPARRLVTEGELDGVPRFDTMCAAMDGVAGIEPADGDIAQILYTSGTTGRPKGCVHSHRTVTFAAMAAALATGIGRNERTLMAMPIWHSSPLNNWFGGTLYAGGTVVLLREYHPLRFLQTIERERVTLYFGAPVSYTLPLDTIDGFAAFDLSSVRAWLYGGGPIGAAQAERLARAYRTDAFFQVYGMTETGPAGTTLYPDEQVAKAGSIGRQGGPGVDLRVVRMDSIDARPGEAGEIWLKADSMMLGYLDDAAATRAAFAPDGWYRTGDIARIDQDGYLFIVDRLKDMIVTGGENVYSKEVEDVLGAHPDIAEAAVVGIPHPDWGETVVAHVVMRAGAATDADALRAFCGERLAAYKIPREFTFAQALPRTPTGKLQKFLLRVRGE
- a CDS encoding acyl-CoA dehydrogenase family protein, giving the protein MTESTHDVTNQFDELVDYNLFATDVALREALARAGADWAMPQLDAYGARLGSADTAQLADEANRHTPELNTFDRRGRRIDRVDFHPAWHALLGQYRHEGFVSLAFRDSRRGRWAATAAGFYLHGQIEAGTLCPATMTQAAIPVLQKEPALWDLLRDKLYSDDYDPRDVPIADKRAIWFGMGMTEKQGGSDVRANTTLATAVGAGGRGGEYRLRGHKWFFSAPMCDAHLVVAHTEGGSPSCFYVPRWRPDGTKNAVELQRLKNKVGNRSNSSSEIELNDAWGIMLGDEGRGIPTIIEMATYTRLNCVLGSAAMLRQGVVQAIAYARQRHAFGRALAEQPLMRTVLADLALESEAALVLAMRLADAFERDDSPRERAWKRIVTPAAKFWVCKRAVELTGEVMEVFGGNGYVDDGPIARLFREAPVNSIWEGSGNVMCLDVLRAVSREPDAAAALFAELADLGAGEPRILAALDTLRAMLAAPADTLEASARVFAQRLALVAQACLLRRDAPTAVADAFVATRLAAPDWGRIAGGFDPHAIDVAALLQRAYPA
- a CDS encoding TetR/AcrR family transcriptional regulator — encoded protein: MPPRHVQVPAPPGQPAAQPAPALRRRPRQQRAQASSDALQQAFVQLLLERGYAKATIREIAAVAGVSIGTFYEYFGDKQSLAALCIHRRVLAMADRLRDVAGRLRGAPRAELAAALVDVQVDAIAADAALWSAFFTLERQVSPLAAYRRHYDAYVALWRDALAQAADPPPAARLDGLARMAHTVCYGGLSQALLTLGPALDFAALRGELRAVLLAYLAAAGV
- the cadR gene encoding Cd(II)/Pb(II)-responsive transcriptional regulator, producing the protein MKIGELAKAARCTPETIRFYEKEGLMPDAERTDANYRNYTDVHVERLRFIRNCRALDMAHDEIRALLQLTDTPADRCDSINSLLDEHIGHVDARLAELTHLRDQLIELRRQCVGEHSVEDCGIVHGLATMETVAPAAKRSHLG
- a CDS encoding ABC transporter substrate-binding protein: MKHPATLKLAFALACAIGSGAALADAQTLRFGLEAQYPPFESKAPNGDLQGFDIDVGNAVCQTAKLSCKWVETSFDGLIPALKGRKFDAINSAMNATEQRRQAIDFTTIIYRVPTQLIARTGSGLLPTPESLKGKRVGVLQASIQETFAKAHWEPAGVAIVAYQDQNQAYADLVSGRLDATLVLAPSGQRGFLSRPDSKGFSFVGQPVHDDKILGSGIAFGLRKGDDALKTKLDAAIDKLKADGTVKTLGRKYFGDIDISTK
- a CDS encoding FAD-binding oxidoreductase, with product MQTRDTAAPSGEQGDAPLAGDALETVLLAELGEALVTRSADIDPRYFTAYNEPAGVRPRALVRPRSVDDVSRTLALCARLGQPVVPQGGLTGLARGAVALGGEVVLSMERFAGIEALDAAAGTMTVRAGTPLQTVQEAAEAAGFTFGVDLGARGSCQIGGMLATNAGGTRAIRYGMMREQVLGLEAVLADGTVVSSMNRMLKNNAGYDLKQLFIGSEGTLGVVTRAVLRLHPLLAVPATALCRVRDYDAVLGLWNRVRTLPEVVSFEAMWPAFYDYVARHTPGVIAPFAGDGGFAVLIECATSAPGGDAHEALETGLAAGIDAGLVDDAVLATSERQARDLWTLREGLAIDALPHLVNFDVSLPTGELGAFAERCEAALRARWPDVVCLFFGHVGDGNVHIGVSLAGMTDADADALDHCVYAVVRDMGGSVSAEHGIGALKRPYLAHTRSDAEIGLMRRLKAALDPRGILNPGKVL